One genomic segment of Nonomuraea coxensis DSM 45129 includes these proteins:
- a CDS encoding FBP domain-containing protein — protein MRPLTERDLRASFVNCSKGEARRLGLPRDLAGAPWADLDFLGWRDPGAPERAYLVAERGGGLTGVALRLAQDVRRSLAKSTLCSVCVTPHPGTGVALFTAPRVGAAGRQGNTVGVYMCADLACSLYVRGRRQAEPGPRFETLTVEERVARAVANLDAFLGRVLDDTLATA, from the coding sequence ATGCGTCCCCTCACTGAGCGCGACCTGCGCGCGTCCTTCGTCAACTGCTCCAAGGGGGAGGCCCGCAGGCTCGGGCTGCCGCGCGACCTCGCCGGCGCTCCCTGGGCCGACCTCGACTTCCTGGGCTGGCGCGACCCGGGGGCGCCCGAGCGGGCGTACCTGGTGGCCGAGCGCGGCGGCGGGCTGACCGGCGTCGCGCTCCGCCTCGCCCAGGACGTGCGCAGGAGCCTCGCCAAGAGCACCCTGTGCTCGGTGTGCGTCACCCCGCACCCCGGCACCGGCGTCGCCCTGTTCACCGCGCCCCGCGTCGGGGCGGCCGGCCGCCAGGGCAACACGGTCGGGGTCTACATGTGCGCCGACCTCGCCTGCTCCCTCTACGTGCGCGGCAGGAGACAGGCCGAGCCGGGCCCGCGGTTCGAGACGCTGACGGTGGAGGAACGCGTCGCGCGGGCCGTGGCCAACCTGGACGCCTTCCTCGGCCGGGTGCTCGACGACACCCTCGCGACCGCCTGA
- a CDS encoding cytochrome P450 family protein, with translation MADVPELDMTDPALLRDPSAAYVRAAGDSPVARLTGPGFAFWVVLRHAEGRAVLTDPRLRTDENSYRRPDVPAGCLPYMTTMSELNGAEHARLRRLVAPAFTPRQAERFRPRVERVVDALLDELPAQRAEDGQGDGTVDLLAHFARPLPMEVICELVGIPAADRPRWRAWGADVAAGHGAAFAEAIPGILEGAKAAVARARAEPGDDLVSELARVQEEDGDRLSETELVTMVWQLVLAGQTPANLIANSVAALHEHPDQLAALRADPALTPGAVEELMRWCGPQLLTIPRFTTEDVEIGGVTVPQGEPVTVAIPAANRDPRVFPDPGRFDVRRDAAGQLGFAHGPHFCAGASLARVQTAVALGALLRRFPGLALAGAPRRVPDPGTARLLSLPVTLGTAG, from the coding sequence ATGGCCGACGTGCCGGAGCTCGACATGACCGACCCCGCGCTGCTGCGCGACCCCTCCGCCGCGTACGTGCGGGCGGCCGGCGACTCCCCCGTGGCGCGGCTGACCGGGCCGGGGTTCGCCTTCTGGGTCGTGCTGCGGCACGCCGAGGGCCGGGCGGTCCTCACCGACCCCCGGCTCCGCACCGACGAGAACAGCTACCGGCGGCCGGACGTCCCGGCCGGATGCCTGCCGTACATGACGACGATGTCGGAGCTGAACGGCGCCGAGCACGCCCGGCTGCGCCGCCTGGTCGCGCCCGCGTTCACGCCGCGCCAGGCGGAGCGGTTCCGTCCGCGGGTCGAGCGGGTCGTGGACGCCCTGCTGGACGAGCTGCCCGCCCAACGGGCGGAGGACGGCCAGGGAGACGGCACGGTGGACCTGCTGGCGCACTTCGCCCGGCCGCTGCCGATGGAGGTGATCTGCGAGCTGGTGGGCATCCCGGCCGCCGACCGGCCGCGCTGGCGCGCGTGGGGCGCGGACGTCGCGGCGGGGCACGGGGCGGCGTTCGCCGAGGCGATCCCCGGGATCCTGGAGGGCGCGAAGGCCGCCGTGGCCAGGGCGCGGGCCGAGCCGGGCGACGACCTGGTCTCCGAGCTGGCCCGCGTCCAGGAGGAGGACGGCGACCGCCTGTCGGAGACCGAGCTGGTGACGATGGTGTGGCAGCTCGTCCTGGCCGGGCAGACGCCGGCGAACCTCATCGCCAACTCCGTGGCCGCCCTGCACGAGCATCCCGATCAGCTCGCCGCGCTGCGGGCCGACCCGGCGCTGACCCCCGGCGCGGTCGAGGAGCTGATGCGCTGGTGCGGGCCGCAGCTGCTGACCATCCCCCGGTTCACGACGGAGGACGTCGAGATCGGCGGCGTGACGGTGCCGCAGGGCGAGCCGGTGACGGTCGCGATCCCTGCCGCCAACCGCGACCCGCGCGTCTTCCCCGATCCCGGCAGGTTCGACGTGCGGCGGGACGCCGCGGGGCAGCTCGGGTTCGCGCACGGGCCGCACTTCTGCGCCGGGGCGTCGCTGGCGCGCGTGCAGACCGCGGTCGCGCTCGGCGCGCTGCTGCGCCGCTTCCCCGGCCTGGCGCTCGCGGGGGCGCCGCGGCGCGTCCCTGACCCGGGCACGGCCCGGCTGCTGTCACTGCCGGTCACCCTGGGCACGGCGGGCTGA